DNA sequence from the Leptospiraceae bacterium genome:
GGCAAACAGTTACTCTGTTACAGTGAAAACCCAGCCCACAGGCCAGACCTGCACAATCACCAATGGCAGCGGAACAGCCTCATCCAATGTGACGAATGTAAATGTTACCTGTGCTACTGCGACTTATACGATAGGTGGTTTTGTAAGCGGACTTGGAACAGGCTTGAATGTTGTTATACAAAATACTGTAAATTCAGATAATAAAACAATAGGTGCAAATGGAAGTTTTAGTTTTACAAACAAAGTAGCTCATGGTGGTAATTACACTGTGACAGTAACTACGCATCCAACCAATCAGTTCTGTATGATAACGGGTGGAAGTGGAACAAATGTAATCGGAGATATTAGCACTATCATTATAGCCTGTACTTATTTACCCGGACAGACACCACCCAATTTCACAGACAACTTGGACGGAACCATAACTGATAACAATACAGGGCTTATGTGGATGAAGTGTAGCCAAGGACAGGGATGGCTGCAGGCACAAAATGACTGCCAGGGGAAAGGTAGTTCAACAGATAATTATGGAGCTGATTTGAAAAGGTTACAATTTTGTCCATCAAATAATTCTGCCTGTGATAATGGAGCAATCCTTACCTCAGGAGCCTTGTTTGATGAATGCAATAATCTTACTTTTGCCGGAAAAACCAACTGGCGTGTGCCAACTATTCAGGAGCTGGAGAGTATAATAGACAAAAGTATTAGTCCATTTATCAATAATTTATTTCTTGATACGGTTGCTAGCTATTATTGGAGATCTACTACCTGCGCGCCTAGTACAACGGGCGCGTGGTACGTCTTTTTCTCCGATGGCGTTGTGGGCGGCAGCGTTAAGACCGGTAACTACTATGTACGTTGTGTATCCGGACCGTGAACCATTATACCCGCACGGGTATAATGGTTGGTTATTTGGTGATTTGATTATTCCCTTACAGTCAATGTGATAGCATTGCTGTAAGGGGTGTTGCTTCCGCCCTTACGGGCGGATCGCGAAATTTTTAAATTGTAGAGAATGGTCGTGACCAATCTCTACGGGTAAAAACGAGGTTTAAACCGAGAAAAATTAAGATTGACTTTAGAAATACTCGGGTTAAAATCATATTATGGGTAAAATACTTAGAAATATACAGGATTCATTATTAAAAGAAATGAATCGAAACGAGATTCTAATCCTTATCGGTCCCAGGCAAATTGGAAAAACCACCCAACTTTTAGAATTGGAATCGTACTTGAAAGTAAAAGGGATGAACACAATATTTTTTAATCTAGATTTTGAATCAGATAAGAAATATTTCGAATCCCAGGCTATACTTTTGTCTAAAATTGAATTGGAACTCGGAAAGAATAAAGGTTATGTAATTATTGATGAGGTCCAACGAAAAGAAAATGTTGGACTCTTTTTAAAAGGTATCTATGATAAGCAGTTACCCTATAAATGGATTGTTTCAGGTTCCGGAAGCCTGGAGTTGAAAGAGAAAATCCAGGAATCATTATCCGGAAGAAAGAGAATGTATGAGTTAAACCCGGTGAATTTTTTAGAGTTTTTTCATTATAAAACAGAATATAAATACAAAAATAAAGAGAAACAATTTTTTGAAATAGATGTTGAAACAAGAGATTTACTTTTCAAAGAGTATTTGTGTTTTGGAGGGTTTCCAAGAATAATTTTGGATGAAACGATTCAAGAAAAAAGAAGAAGTATGGAAGAAATATATACAAGTTATATGGATAGAGATATACGAGATTTAGGAATTTCTAAAACAAGAGAATTCAGCGAGATGTTTCAAATACTGGCATCTCAGTCCGGAAAAATCCTAAACTATAATGAATTATCCAATTCTTTAAACCTATCATTGCAAACTACGAAACAATATTTATGGTATGCTGAAAAGACATTTCAAATCGATTTTTCTTATCCCTATTTTCAGAACAAAAGAAAGGAGCTAACCAAATCACCGATTGTATATTTTCGAGATATAGGTTTCTTAAATTTTTCTTCCGGTAATTTTCATATTGATCTAAAGACATCTGATTTAGGTTTTATTTTTCAAAACTTTATCTTTCAATATTTAAGGGATAAATATCGTTATGAAAATGTATCCCTTCATTATTGGCGGACAAAAGATGGTGCGGAAGTAGATATTATTATGAAGACTCCAAAAGAAATCATTCCTATTGAGATAAAATACAAGCACTATAAGAAACCGGAATTATCCCGAGGGTTTAGAAGTTTTTTAACTCATTACCAACCTCATAAGGCTTTGATCATAAACCTGAACTATTCCCATATTATAGATATAGAAAGTACTTCAGTAGAATTTATACCCTGGTATAAAATGCTAACAAACGCTGAAATTTAAATTGTAACGATCCTATCTGATTCAAAAAGAGTTTTTTCAAATTCTAAAGATATATTGTCCGGCAAAAGACTTTGGCCTATGATGTTTAAAAAAAAGCAAAAAGAATTTGACCTTATTTCCTGTTCTTTTTATAAATCAAGAGTCATGAAAATTTTCAATTTCTTCCTCCTTTTCCTGGTTCTAAATCCCTTTCGAATTCTAAATGCGGATGTTTTGACTCTAAAAGACGGAAGAACTATTGAGAATGTAAAAGCTACAATAGAAGAAAAGTATCTTCGCATAAAACATTCAAGCGGTAGACAGGAATTAATCAAAAAAGTAGCAGTTAAGACTCTGAAGTTAAAACCGGTTATATGGACGAATGAATTATCACCGGGTGAATTTCAAAAAGACCTGTATGAAAAAGAACGCATCCGGGTTGCCGATGCACTCCTTGCCAATAGCGAATGGGTGCTTCCCGAAGGAGAAAAGCCCCGCCTGATTTTTATTGATTTTCGTGCCGGGCAGGGGATTTCCAAAGCCAAGGCGGAAGCCTTGAGTAACATTATTCGCACTAAGGTTTCTAAAACCGGATTGTTTGTGCTCATAGACAGCCGGAGCATTCAAAAAGCCCTGGAGAAAAAAAATGTACCGGGATTGAGTGTGCCGCATTCATTCCACCCGAACTCAGGGCAAACAAAATGCTAACAGGGAATATCACCCAGTCCGGGAATTTTATTTTTATCAACGGTGATGTGATTGATATTAAAACACAGAGAGTCGATTTTTCAGAAAATGTTATTTTTGAAGAAACCAATAAAGATGTAATGGAAAAGTCTATTGAGTTTTTTGCTAAGAAAATTACAGGTGGAACGATGTCTTATCTCGAAAATCAAGTTTTGCCTAACCCGTATCAGGGAGCGGTCGTCAAATGGCCGATGATATGGCGTTCCTCTCTTGTTCCCGGTTGGGGTCAAAAAAGAGATGGTTCCATTAAAAAAGCTTATAGTTTTTTTGGGGGAACTCTTTTTGGGATAGCAACCTACGGCTATATGTATGCGAAACTACTAAAGGAAAACAAAGTGTATGAAGATTTCCGGGGAATTCCTTACCTGGCTTCTTCGAGTTATATGCAGCTCTATTACAAAAATACATTTTTATTGAACTATATGCAGAATAATACTAATCGTTCCCGGGTGGATGCAGCAAAAAAGAATGTCGCTTATGCTTCTTATTTTTTGGCAGCTCTATGGACGATTAATATACTCGATGTTGTATATTATGCGGAAGGTGAACTACCACCCAGGAAAGTTGAGGTAAATCTTTCCGCAGATACTTTGCCCGGAGTTAATGTATACACCGGTTTCCAGGGAATTATTGCATATAAAAAACATTTTTGAGAGATAAAATGTAGCTTAGATTAATTAGTTTAGCTTTTTTAGCTATTATTGCTTTATCGAATTGTCAAGAACCGGGAAAACTATACAATTAAGTTGCACGATAATAAAGCCCGGTTGCATATTATAAAGTTAAAATTATTTTTCCCACCGAATTTCCTGTCTTGAAATATTCGAGAGCCTCTAATGCCTTTTCAAAAGAAAATGTTTTACCTATATAGGGCGGCTCTAATTCCAGGTTCCATAAGGCTTCGAAATAAGGACGTAATATCTCCAATCTCTCCCATAGCCAGATGAGGTTAAAACCTAAAACACTTTTATTATCAGAAATCATTTGTAAGGGATCTATCTTCGGTCTTTTTAGATATTGATAAGCTAATTTGATATAATTTGGTTTTTTACCCATAGGTGTAAAATGGGCAGAACCGTATGTCACAAGCCTTCCGGTAGGAGAGAGTGCTTTATAACTCTCTTCAAATATTTTTCCTCCTATACATTCCAATACCAGATGTAATTCTTTGTCGGAAAGAATTTGCTGAAGCTCTTTTCCAAAATGCTCATCCCGGATAATATATCTATCATAGCCTTCTTTCTTTAGCAGTTCTATTTTTTCCGGATTACCGATGCTTCCAATTGTATAAGCCTTATATAATTTAGCGATACGATTTGCCATGAGTCCGACTCCTCCGGCAGCACTCTGAATTAATATTACATTTCCTTCTTTGAGATTTCCGAGGGGAAATAAAGCATAATAGGCAGTTAAAGCCTGCACAGCAAATGCAGCTCCTTCAGCAAAACTCCAATTAGATTTTAATGGATATACATAGTCTTTGGAAATATTCAGATGAGAGCTGTAGCCGCCGAATCGGGTGACTGCAATCACCCGTTCTCCTTCTTTTAAATTTTTAACCTCTTTTCCTACAGACTGAACGAGTCCCGAAACCTCAAGACCCGGAATAAAACTTCCTTTGGGAGTGGCACTGTACATTCCCATCAGAGCAAATATGTCTGCATAATTTAAACCTACTGCTTTTACCTCAATGCAAACTTCATTTTTTCCGGGAGAAGCTAAATCTTCTTCCTGTAATTTTAAACGCCTGAGATCTCCGGCTCTCTCAATTCTATGAACTCTTCTCTTCATCGACTTCTTTTTCTTCCTCTTCTTTCCTTTTATCTTTTTCTGATAACTCATACAACACAGGTAAGAGAATAAGCGTAAGAGAGGTAGAGGTTACGAGGCCTCCGATCACTACCGTTGCCAGTGGCCTTTGCACCTCGGCTCCCATGCTGGTGTTAATCGCCATAGGCAAAAACCCTAAACCTGCCACAATCGATGTGGTAATAACCGGACGTAAACGTGTCATGGTTCCTTCGATTACAGTTTCCCTTACAGTTTTTCCTTCTTCTTTTAAATGTTGAAAAAAGGAAATTAAAACCATACTATCCAGTGTTCCGATTCCTATCATAGCTATAAAGCCTATAGAAGCAGATATACTCAAACTCATTCCTCGAAAATATAAAGATAAGACTCCTCCTGTCAGGGCAAAGGGAATGGCCGAGTAAACCAAAAGAGCGTGCTTCACATTTCCGAAGGTTTTAAGTATCAGGAGAAATACGACAATTAGAGTTGCCGGAACAATTAGCGCTAATCTGGCCTTTGCTTTTTCCAGGTTCTTGAACTGTCCACCCCAGTAAGTGTAGTAACCTTCCGGAAGTTTTAACTCTTTGGCTACCTTTTCTTTGGCTTCGAGAACAAAACTTTCCACATCACGACCCTGCAAGTTTACTGCAACTGCCGCATAACGTCTGGCATTACTTCTGGCAATATTGGAAATCTGGCTTTCATAGCGGATCTTGCTAATACTATTAAGCGGAATACTTCCCCCTTCCGGGAAGCCAACCGGTATTTTTTCAATTTCCTTTACATCATTTCTATATTCCTCGGAAAGTCTAAGGACTATAGGAAAGCGCCAATCATACTCATAAAAGCTTCCGAGTTCAACTCCGCTCATAGATGTCTTTACAACCGAATTTACTTCAGGTAGACTCAAGCCATATCGAGCAATCGCATTATAGTCCAAATTTATATTCAAATAATGCCCCCGTCGGAGAGCGGTAATTGCATCGAGTTCTACACTCGAAGAGCCCGGTATCTTTCGTAAAATATCTCTGGCTTTTTCCTGGTATTCTAAAAGCTTCTCCAGATCACGACCGAAAATTCTCAAACTCACATCGGCCCTGGAACCTTCTAAAATCTCGTTAAATCGAAGCTCAATAGGTTGGGTATAACCCATTTCCTGTTCGGGAACCAGTTTATCTAACTTCTCTTTTATTTCCTTATAAATTGCATACTTCTCAATCGTTATTCCATTAACTTTTCTCCAGGTGTCTTTATCTTTTTTTAGCATGACATAGGTATCACTCATATTTACACCCATCGGATCGGTAGCCGACTCGGCAGTTCCGGTTCTGGAGAATACAAGCTCTACTTCGGGTATTTTAGAAATAGTTGTTTCTATTAACTTCTGCTGACGAAGAGATTCATCAATACCAATGTTTGGATCCCTGACAAAGCCTATACTCATATCTCCTTCGTCTAGGGGAGGAATGAAGTCACTTCCCATCCTCATATATAAGAAAAGGCAGAGAGAGCCAAACAGAAAGGCTATGGTAAGTACCAATATCTTGAATTTTAGAGCAAAGTTAAGAAGAGGAGAAAACCCTTTCTGTACATAATGAAAAACGAAGGAATCCTTATGACTCATCTTATCGCGCTTCAAAAGAAAGAAAGAAAAAATGGGCATAATAAATAGGGCGACAATTAGAGAGGCTATCAGCGCCATAAACACAGAAACCGCCATAGGTTTAAACATCTTTCCTTCTATACCTTCAAGACTCAAAATAGGAATGTAGACCACCATAACAATCACAAGTCCGAAAGTAACCGGTTGTACAACTTCTTTACAAGCTTCTAAAATAATCTGAAAACTACTGGTTTGGCTTTCTGTTCTTTTCGCGATTTGTAATTTACGGATAATGTTTTCTACCACAACAACGGAACCATCTACCAGAAGACCGAAATCTATAGCTCCTAAGCTTAAGAGGTTTGCCGAAATATTCAAGTGCTTCATAGCCGTCAAAGCAAAAACCATGCAAATAGGAATGGCCAGGGATACAATAATCGCAGCTCGAAAATTTCCCAGAACCATGAGTAAAACAATAATTACTAATATAGCTCCTTCTGAGAGGTTATTAATTACCGTTTTGATAGTAGCATCCACTAAAAAGGATCTATCATAAACCACACGGATTTGGACATCAGAGGGAAGAGGAATTTCATGTATTGCCTTCACAGCGTTTTGGGAAACCTCCCGGCTATTGGCACCTAAGAGCATAAATACAGTTCCTACAACGGTTTCTTTTCCTTCGAGAATCGCTGCTCCCACCCTTTCCATGTGGTCTTCCCGGATAAGGGCAATATCTCCGAGTTGAATCGCTTTTCCGTAGAAATTTAGTTTTACCGGAAGTTTACGAATGGCTTCCAAATTATTAATCAATCCATTTGTCCTGACAATAATCTGTTTACCTTCATTTTGTATGTATCCACCCCCAAAATTGTCACCGAGACTTTCTACCTTTGCAATGACCTCATGGAAAGTCAGGCCGTATTGTATCATTTTTTCCGGCTGAATATCGATATGAACCTGCTTCTTGTATCCTCCGGTAACATCAATATCAGCAATATTAGGAATATGAGATTTTAGAAAAGGTCTTACTACAAAGTCTGTTATGGTTCTTAGATAGATTAATCTCTCTTTTTCCGGTTTCTTCCATAGTTCAGTGTCTTTTTTGGCATCTACACTAAAAAGAACAATCTCTCCAAGACCGGTACTGATGGGACCGAGTTCCGGGTTTAGACCTCCGGGAAGTTTATCCTTGATGTTTTGTATTCTTTCAAGGACTAACTGCCTTGCCCAGTAAATGTCCGTTCCTTCTTCAAATACAATGACTACCTGTGATAAACCAAAACGGGACAGAGAGCGCACATCTCGAACTTTGGGAATCCCCGCCATTTCCGTTTCGATATAGTAAGTTACCGTTTTTTCTATTTGCTCCGGATCTAAGGCTCCGGTTTTTGTGTTCACCATTACCTGTGTGGGAGTAATGTCGGGTATGGCATCTATAGGTAATTGCTTAACAGCAAATAAACCGAAAATAACAAACACCAAAAAAAAGAAAAGAACGGTAATTCGGTTTTCTAAAAATTTTTCTATGAGTAGATTGAGCATAATAATTCCTTAAAATGTAATAGGATTGATTTTACCTGTGATTTTCCAGGCCTGTAATTGAATACCGGCCATTTCCAGATGGGAACCCAGAATGGCTTTATGCAAAAGATCATCTTCTGATTCGGCATTCAAATAATCTGTGAAGCCAATTAGACCTCTTCGAAAAATAGAATCTGCATAATTCATCTGTCTATGACCGGCTTCCAATAAATTAGGAGATAATAATTTAATTTTTTCTTTAGCAGCAGTATATCGTAAAAAAAGTTTTCCGATCTCTCTTTCTAATTTCTGTTCTTCAAATTCATATTGAATTTGGTATGAAGAAATTTCTTGTTCTAAGCCCTTAATCTTTGCTTTATTTTGATTTAAAATTGGAATGGGAATATCCAGACCCAGTCCGTAATACGTTTCTTTATTGTCGAGAGTTTGCTTTCCGAAAAAGCCGGAAACCGTTATATCCGGATACATTTGTTTTGCCGAATATTTGGCCTGTAGGTCCTTACTTTCTCTTTCTTTATTTAACTTTTTAAGGATTAAGGAATTCTTTTTGGCTTCTGCGAATAATTCCTCCTTATTCAAGTCCGGAACTTCTGAGAAAAGCCGGGACTGAATAGAGAATTTTTCCGGGACTTCTGTGTATAAACGAATCTGATTCTTTAAGATTTCTCTTTTATACTGAATATCTACTATTTGTGATTCTAATATTTTTAATTTATTTTCTGCAATAGTTTTCTGGGCTTTTTGCATGGGGGAAGCAAAGGGTCTACTTCTTAAAAAACCCTGTAGCATCCGAAATCGTCTGGCTCGCTCTCTTGCATGTTTTTCTTTTAAGCCGGTAACGAAGGTTTCATAGGCATAAAAAGAGATGGTATAATAAATCTCTAATTCAAGTTCAGATTTTTCAATCTCACTTAATTCACCTTCTTTTTCAAAGATTTTCTTTTGTAAATCCCGCTTTCCTGGAAAGTAAAAGGGTTGAGAAATTCCAAATTGATATTGTTCTCCATTAACCATATTTGAATACGGTATAGAAAAACTACCCCCCTGGGATTCCCTTTTTCCAATACTGAAAGAAAGTTGAGGATTCTGGAAGGCTGTAGCCTGTTCACTGTAGTTTCTTTTTGCTAAGATTTGTAAATCTTTTGCTGCCAATAACCTGGAGTTTTCAATCGCTTTTTTTGCCAGGTTTTCGATTTTTATACTTTCTATTTCTTCAGCACGAAGCTCAAGAGAAAAGAAGCATATAAGAGTTAATGTAATAATATGCCAAATCATAAATATATCCTAATATAATAAAATTCATTTTCGCTTAAATGGTTCAGGATATATCTTGCCTTGGAGGGCGTATTAGCTTTTCCTTGTATAGAAAGAAGTAAGTATCTTTTAGGTCGTAGATTCGATAGGAGAGAAGTTCTCGTGTATAAATCTTATTTAGATATAAAGACACATTGGAGAAATAAATAAAATTACAGGGACAGTTAATGCAAATATGCTCGCATTCTTCTGAATCCCTGTCATGTTCAGAATCCGGAAGAAGGTTATGAATGGAAAAGGCACAGTGATCTTCCACGTCACCGACTTCTCCGCAAAAAATACTACTATCTGCATAGTGCTGATAGGTAAAAAGGATTAAGAGAAGAAAAATAATAAATTTTGTGAAGGCTTTCATGATTTCCTTCTCAAAACGAAACCCGCTATTTGGGAGCGGGAGGCTTCTGAGTTTTCTTCATATTCTCTACACTGATGCCCAGCACCCAGAGTGTAACCAGAAATACACCCAGAGCCTGGTAGAGGTTTAACTTTTCAGCAATTAAAAAATAGGCCATAAAAGCAGTCATCGCAGGCCCGCTCGAACCAATTACCGAGGTTAGAGAAGGACCGATAAGGGGAACCCCGAAGTTGTTTAGAAGATAGCCTACAAGGGTAGTGAGTCCCAAAATTAATACACCGATTGCAAGAGGAATCCAGTTTTGAGATTCTACATGAAAATGAAACAGGGGAAGCATCAGGCTTCCGGCGACTAAAATTGTTGAGAAACTTACAATGGTAAATGGTACCGGGTGCATTCTGGCCTGCTTAATTAAAACCATGTAACCGGCAAAGCAAATTCCGGATAATACTCCCGTGGTGGCTCCGAGCGGATAATTATAAATTCCACCGGTTCTACCTTCAAAGGCTGTAATCGGAATAGTAAGAAAGCCTCCAATATAAATCGTGAGCATGGCAAAAACAAGGGACAGGGGTGGCTTTTCTCCAAAAAAGATCCAGACCAGAAGTATAGTAATAGTTGGATAAACAAAAAATATAGTGGTAGCGACCCCGGTCGGAATACTTCCGAGGGCCAGATAAATAAAAAATTGGGAAGCAAATAGACACATGGCACTTCCGAAGGCAGCTATTAAGCGACCCCGGTTAGTATAGTGGATGAGGCTTTTTATATCAACCCAGGTATTTTTATGAATTTTGGGAGCTACAATAAATGCCATAACCGGCAAAGTAACAACCATACGTAAAATCATCAGGAGAAGGGAATTTCCCATACTGGGCTTGAGTATCCCACCCATTGTGAAAATACCGAATACATGTTTTTCACTAAGAATCACTTTCGTTACAACATTTTGAAAGGAAAGCATTAAAGATGCGATTAGAACCAGGGTTATTCCCAGCTTAAAATTACTAGATGTATCCTTGTCTTCTGTGTCTTTGGATTTGAGTTCTCGAATTGTACGGGTTTTGGTTTCTGTCTGCCCCATTCAAATACTACTCCTGTTTTTTTTCGGTCAGCCCTATCTATGTTTAATGTCGGAATTTGTGCTCAGGAATGCAATAATTAAAATCTAGAAATAGTTTTTTCTGGATTTTTAAGCCCATCCTGCGAGTAGTGATGATATACGATAAGGAAGATTTTCATGTCTGAGAAAGCAAAAAAACTTTTAGAACTACAAAAAAAGGTAGAGGCCTGTAAATCCTGCAAATTAGCGGGAACCCGAAGCCGGGTAGTTTTTGGAGAGGGGAATCCGGAAGCTGAGCTTCTGTTTATTGGAGAAGGACCCGGTAAACAGGAAGATTTGAGCGGACGACCTTTTGTTGGAAGAGCAGGTGAATTACTCACTCGCTTAATAGAAAA
Encoded proteins:
- a CDS encoding ATP-binding protein, yielding MNRNEILILIGPRQIGKTTQLLELESYLKVKGMNTIFFNLDFESDKKYFESQAILLSKIELELGKNKGYVIIDEVQRKENVGLFLKGIYDKQLPYKWIVSGSGSLELKEKIQESLSGRKRMYELNPVNFLEFFHYKTEYKYKNKEKQFFEIDVETRDLLFKEYLCFGGFPRIILDETIQEKRRSMEEIYTSYMDRDIRDLGISKTREFSEMFQILASQSGKILNYNELSNSLNLSLQTTKQYLWYAEKTFQIDFSYPYFQNKRKELTKSPIVYFRDIGFLNFSSGNFHIDLKTSDLGFIFQNFIFQYLRDKYRYENVSLHYWRTKDGAEVDIIMKTPKEIIPIEIKYKHYKKPELSRGFRSFLTHYQPHKALIINLNYSHIIDIESTSVEFIPWYKMLTNAEI
- a CDS encoding zinc-binding dehydrogenase, yielding MKRRVHRIERAGDLRRLKLQEEDLASPGKNEVCIEVKAVGLNYADIFALMGMYSATPKGSFIPGLEVSGLVQSVGKEVKNLKEGERVIAVTRFGGYSSHLNISKDYVYPLKSNWSFAEGAAFAVQALTAYYALFPLGNLKEGNVILIQSAAGGVGLMANRIAKLYKAYTIGSIGNPEKIELLKKEGYDRYIIRDEHFGKELQQILSDKELHLVLECIGGKIFEESYKALSPTGRLVTYGSAHFTPMGKKPNYIKLAYQYLKRPKIDPLQMISDNKSVLGFNLIWLWERLEILRPYFEALWNLELEPPYIGKTFSFEKALEALEYFKTGNSVGKIILTL
- a CDS encoding efflux RND transporter permease subunit, which gives rise to MLNLLIEKFLENRITVLFFFLVFVIFGLFAVKQLPIDAIPDITPTQVMVNTKTGALDPEQIEKTVTYYIETEMAGIPKVRDVRSLSRFGLSQVVIVFEEGTDIYWARQLVLERIQNIKDKLPGGLNPELGPISTGLGEIVLFSVDAKKDTELWKKPEKERLIYLRTITDFVVRPFLKSHIPNIADIDVTGGYKKQVHIDIQPEKMIQYGLTFHEVIAKVESLGDNFGGGYIQNEGKQIIVRTNGLINNLEAIRKLPVKLNFYGKAIQLGDIALIREDHMERVGAAILEGKETVVGTVFMLLGANSREVSQNAVKAIHEIPLPSDVQIRVVYDRSFLVDATIKTVINNLSEGAILVIIVLLMVLGNFRAAIIVSLAIPICMVFALTAMKHLNISANLLSLGAIDFGLLVDGSVVVVENIIRKLQIAKRTESQTSSFQIILEACKEVVQPVTFGLVIVMVVYIPILSLEGIEGKMFKPMAVSVFMALIASLIVALFIMPIFSFFLLKRDKMSHKDSFVFHYVQKGFSPLLNFALKFKILVLTIAFLFGSLCLFLYMRMGSDFIPPLDEGDMSIGFVRDPNIGIDESLRQQKLIETTISKIPEVELVFSRTGTAESATDPMGVNMSDTYVMLKKDKDTWRKVNGITIEKYAIYKEIKEKLDKLVPEQEMGYTQPIELRFNEILEGSRADVSLRIFGRDLEKLLEYQEKARDILRKIPGSSSVELDAITALRRGHYLNINLDYNAIARYGLSLPEVNSVVKTSMSGVELGSFYEYDWRFPIVLRLSEEYRNDVKEIEKIPVGFPEGGSIPLNSISKIRYESQISNIARSNARRYAAVAVNLQGRDVESFVLEAKEKVAKELKLPEGYYTYWGGQFKNLEKAKARLALIVPATLIVVFLLILKTFGNVKHALLVYSAIPFALTGGVLSLYFRGMSLSISASIGFIAMIGIGTLDSMVLISFFQHLKEEGKTVRETVIEGTMTRLRPVITTSIVAGLGFLPMAINTSMGAEVQRPLATVVIGGLVTSTSLTLILLPVLYELSEKDKRKEEEEKEVDEEKSS
- a CDS encoding TolC family protein; the protein is MIWHIITLTLICFFSLELRAEEIESIKIENLAKKAIENSRLLAAKDLQILAKRNYSEQATAFQNPQLSFSIGKRESQGGSFSIPYSNMVNGEQYQFGISQPFYFPGKRDLQKKIFEKEGELSEIEKSELELEIYYTISFYAYETFVTGLKEKHARERARRFRMLQGFLRSRPFASPMQKAQKTIAENKLKILESQIVDIQYKREILKNQIRLYTEVPEKFSIQSRLFSEVPDLNKEELFAEAKKNSLILKKLNKERESKDLQAKYSAKQMYPDITVSGFFGKQTLDNKETYYGLGLDIPIPILNQNKAKIKGLEQEISSYQIQYEFEEQKLEREIGKLFLRYTAAKEKIKLLSPNLLEAGHRQMNYADSIFRRGLIGFTDYLNAESEDDLLHKAILGSHLEMAGIQLQAWKITGKINPITF
- a CDS encoding DMT family transporter, translated to MGQTETKTRTIRELKSKDTEDKDTSSNFKLGITLVLIASLMLSFQNVVTKVILSEKHVFGIFTMGGILKPSMGNSLLLMILRMVVTLPVMAFIVAPKIHKNTWVDIKSLIHYTNRGRLIAAFGSAMCLFASQFFIYLALGSIPTGVATTIFFVYPTITILLVWIFFGEKPPLSLVFAMLTIYIGGFLTIPITAFEGRTGGIYNYPLGATTGVLSGICFAGYMVLIKQARMHPVPFTIVSFSTILVAGSLMLPLFHFHVESQNWIPLAIGVLILGLTTLVGYLLNNFGVPLIGPSLTSVIGSSGPAMTAFMAYFLIAEKLNLYQALGVFLVTLWVLGISVENMKKTQKPPAPK